The genomic stretch CGGCCCTGATCTGGCTGCTGGCGTCGGCCTGGCTGCCGGTGTCGTTCATGGAGCTGTTCTGGTCGATCCTGCAGGTGGTGCTGCTGCCGATCGTGCTGGGCGTGGTTGCCCAACGCCTGCTGGGCAACAAGGTCCGTCATGCGGTGGAGGTGCTGCCGCTGGTGTCGGTGGTGAGCATCGTGATCATCGTGGCCGCCGTGGTGGCCGCCAGCCAGGCGAAGATCGCCGAATCCGGTCTGCTGATCATGGCGGTGGTGATGCTGCACAACAGCTTCGGTTACCTGCTGGGCTATTTCACCGGGCGCCTGTTCAACCTGCCGCTGGCCCAGCGCAAATCCCTGGCGCTGGAGGTCGGCATGCAGAACTCCGGGCTCGGCGCCGCCCTGGCCAGCGCGCACTTCTCGCCGCTGGCGGCGGTGCCGAGCGCGCTGTTCAGCGTGTGGCACAACATTTCCGGGGCGCTGCTCGCCACCTGGTTCCGGCGCATGGACGAGAAGGACGGGCGCGACACGCTCGTTCAGCAGCCCGACTGAGCGCGAACTTGATCCCCCGGTCGATGCTGGGCACTATAGCGCCCAACGCGGGGACGACCCTGCGGCTCGCACGAGTCATTATCCTGGGGACGACCCCGTCAATCGATGGAGGTCCTGCATGTCCTGGATCATTCTGTTTTTCGCCGGCCTGTTCGAGGTCGGCTGGGCGGTCGGCCTGAAGTACACCGACGGCTTCAGCCGCCCGCTCCCCACTGCCCTCACCGTCGCGGCCATGGCCATCAGCCTGGGCCTGCTCGGCCTTGCGATGAAGGAACTGCCCCTGGGCACGGCCTATGCGATCTGGACCGGGGTCGGTGCCGTGGGCACGGTGATCGCGGGCATCATCCTGTTCGGCGAGTCGATGGCGCTGGTGCGCCTGATCAGCGTTGCGCTGATCGTGGCCGGGCTGATCGGGCTCAAGGCCAGCGCTTAAGCCACTGGCCCCTTCCCGGCGCATGATGGGCGCGGGCGTTACTTCCTGACCGTCCCGCGCAACTCCCCGACCAACGCCTGCAATTGCGCCGGCTGCGCCGCTTCGACGGCCACCGGCGCTCCCGCCACCAGCGTCACCCGCGACCACAAGCGGTGGAACAGCCCCTTGTCCGGATCCCGGCTGAAGAAACTCCCCCACAGCCCCTGCAACGCCATCGGGATCACCGGCACCGGCGTTTCTTCGAGAATCCGCGTCAGCCCGCCCTTGAACTCGTTGATCTCGCCGTCCGCCGTCAATTTGCCTTCCGGGAAGATGCACACCAACTCACCTTCCTTCAGATACCGGGCGATGCGGGTGAACGCCTTTTCGTAGATCTGGATGTCTTCCTGGCGGCCGGCGATGGGAATCGCCCCCGCCGTGCGGAAGATGAAGTTCAGCACCGGCAGGTTGTAGATCTTGTAGTACATGACAAAGCGAATCGGCCGACGCACCGCGCCGCCGATCAACAAGGCATCGACGAACGACACGTGGTTGCACACCAGCAGCGCCGCGCCTTCATCGGGGATCGCTTCAAGGTTGCGGTGCTCGACGCGGTACATGGAGTGGCTGAGCAGCCAGATCATGAAACGCATGCTGAACTCGGGCACGATCTTGAAGATGTAGGCGTTGACGCCGATGTTGAGCAGCGACACCGCCAGAAACAGCTGCGGGATCGACAGCTTCACCAGGCTCAGCAAGACGATGGACACGATGGCCGAAATCACCATGAACAGCGCATTGAGGATGTTGTTGGCGGCGATCACCCGCGCCCGCTCGTTCTCGGCGGTGCGCGACTGGATCAGCGCGTACAGCGGCACGATGTAGAAGCCGCCGAAGATGCCGAGGCCGAGGATGTCGATCAGCACGGCCCAGGCATGGCCGAAGCCGAGCACCCCGGTCCAGCTGTGCCCGCTCGCGCTTTCCGGGATCCCGCCGGAGTGCCACCACAGCAGCAGGCCGAACACGGTCAGCCCGAACGAGCCGAACGGCACCAGGCCGATCTCGACCTTGCGCCCGGACAGCCGCTCGCACAGCATCGAACCGACGGCGATGCCGACCGAGAACACCGTGAGGATCAGGGTCACCACGGTTTCGTCGCCGTGCATCCACTCCTTGGCGTAGGCCGGGATCTGCGTCAGGTAGATCGCGCCGACGAACCAGAACCACGAGTTGCCGACGATGGAGCGCGACACCGCCGGCGTCTGGCCCAGACCCAGTTTGAGGGTGGCCCAGGACTGGCTGAAGATGTTCCAGTTCAGGCGCAGCTGCGGGTCGGCGGCCGCCGCCCGGGGAATGCTGCGGCTGGCCAGATAGCCCAGCACGGCGATGCCGACGATCGCGGCCGACACCACCGGCGCATAGTGCGCCGACGACATCATGATCCCGGCGCCGATGGTGCCGGCCAGGATCGCCAGGAACGTGCCCATCTCCACCAGGCCGTTGCCGCCCACCAGCTCGTCCTCGTGCAGGGCCTGCGGCAGGATCGAGTATTTCACCGGTCCGAACAGCGCCGAGTGGGTGCCCATGGCGAACAGCGCCACCAGCATCAGCGACAGGTGGTCGAACAGGAAGCCGACCGATCCCACAGCCATGATGGCGATTTCCGCGAGCTTGATCAGACGGATCAGCGAGTCCTTGGCGAACTTTTCCCCGAACTGCCCGGCCAGCGCCGAAAACAGGAAAAACGGCAGGATGAACAGCAGCGCGCACAGGTTGACCCAGATCGAGCGGTCGCCTTCGATGGTCAGCCGGTAGAGGATCGCCAGGATCAGCGATTGCTTGAACACGTTGTCGTTGAAGGCCCCCAACGACTGGGTGATGAAGAACGGCAGGAAACGCCGGGTTCGCAGCAGGTTGAACTGTGAGGGGTGACTCATCTTCCGTGTGACCTGTTTTTTGTAGGGAGTAGGTAGGGAACGGCCTGGATACGGTTATTGGAGTCTCGAACCGCGATCCAGGCCACACCTTACCTAAACTTTGCCGGTCATTTCTTCAAACCCGCAATGCAGGGCGACACGAACAGCTCGCCGCGCCAGGCGCCTTGCAGGGTGCGCTTGCCGACGATCAGCCACATCACCGCCAGCAGCGCCACCAGCACGCAGCCCGCCACGCTGAAAAAGCCCAGGTGCAGCGTGCCGGCCAGTTTCAGGGTCGCCAGCGAGTACACGCCCAGCGGGAAGGTGAAGCCCCACCAGCCAAGGTTGAACGGAATGCCGTCGCGCAGGTAACGCACGGTGATCAGCAGCGCCATCAACATCCACCACAGGCCGAAGCCCCACAGGGTGATGCCGGCCACCAGGCCCAGGCCCGATGCGACCTCGCCGACGCCCGGCAGGCCGTTGGCGGCGAAGATCGCCGGCGCATCGCCGCCCAACAGCAGCATGCCCAAGGCGCCGGTGCCGATCGGGCCGAGGGCGAGCCAGCTCGACGCGGCCATGCTTTCGTGGGGCAGTTTGTGCAAGGCCATGCGCAGCAGCAGGATGGTGAGGATGCTGAACGCCACCGGCAGGGAGAACGCCCACAGCACGTAGCTCGTCGCCAGCACCACCAGTTGCGCATGGGCATCGGCCAGATGCGGCGCGAGCAGGCCGCCGCTGGCCGCCGCCACTTCCGCCGCCACCACCGGCAGCAGCCAGACGGCGGTCATCTGATCGATGCTGTGTTCCTGGCGGGTAAACATCATGTACGGGATCAGCACGCCGCAGGCCAGCGACATCGCCACGTCCAGCCACCACAGCGCCTCGGCCAGGTGGATCACCCCCTCGCCCCAGCGCGGCAGG from Pseudomonas ekonensis encodes the following:
- the sugE gene encoding quaternary ammonium compound efflux SMR transporter SugE, encoding MSWIILFFAGLFEVGWAVGLKYTDGFSRPLPTALTVAAMAISLGLLGLAMKELPLGTAYAIWTGVGAVGTVIAGIILFGESMALVRLISVALIVAGLIGLKASA
- a CDS encoding MFS transporter, with product MSHPSQFNLLRTRRFLPFFITQSLGAFNDNVFKQSLILAILYRLTIEGDRSIWVNLCALLFILPFFLFSALAGQFGEKFAKDSLIRLIKLAEIAIMAVGSVGFLFDHLSLMLVALFAMGTHSALFGPVKYSILPQALHEDELVGGNGLVEMGTFLAILAGTIGAGIMMSSAHYAPVVSAAIVGIAVLGYLASRSIPRAAAADPQLRLNWNIFSQSWATLKLGLGQTPAVSRSIVGNSWFWFVGAIYLTQIPAYAKEWMHGDETVVTLILTVFSVGIAVGSMLCERLSGRKVEIGLVPFGSFGLTVFGLLLWWHSGGIPESASGHSWTGVLGFGHAWAVLIDILGLGIFGGFYIVPLYALIQSRTAENERARVIAANNILNALFMVISAIVSIVLLSLVKLSIPQLFLAVSLLNIGVNAYIFKIVPEFSMRFMIWLLSHSMYRVEHRNLEAIPDEGAALLVCNHVSFVDALLIGGAVRRPIRFVMYYKIYNLPVLNFIFRTAGAIPIAGRQEDIQIYEKAFTRIARYLKEGELVCIFPEGKLTADGEINEFKGGLTRILEETPVPVIPMALQGLWGSFFSRDPDKGLFHRLWSRVTLVAGAPVAVEAAQPAQLQALVGELRGTVRK
- a CDS encoding bile acid:sodium symporter family protein encodes the protein MRALAALSRFVGNTFAYWVLAFAVLAFLQPAWFLGLKGAIVPLLGLVMFGMGLTLKLDDFAAVARHPWRVALGVVAHFVIMPGMAWLLCQVFRLPPEIAVGVILVGCCPSGTASNVMTWLARGDLALSVAIAAVTTLLAPLLTPALIWLLASAWLPVSFMELFWSILQVVLLPIVLGVVAQRLLGNKVRHAVEVLPLVSVVSIVIIVAAVVAASQAKIAESGLLIMAVVMLHNSFGYLLGYFTGRLFNLPLAQRKSLALEVGMQNSGLGAALASAHFSPLAAVPSALFSVWHNISGALLATWFRRMDEKDGRDTLVQQPD
- a CDS encoding TDT family transporter, which encodes MTCPNTAKPGIKPFSHLHHPREAIRQFTPNWFAATMGTGVLALALAQLPVSVPGLHAVAEGLWLFNILLFTLFTVAYAARWVLFFDEARRIFGHSTVSMFFGTIPMGLATIINGFLAFGLPRWGEGVIHLAEALWWLDVAMSLACGVLIPYMMFTRQEHSIDQMTAVWLLPVVAAEVAAASGGLLAPHLADAHAQLVVLATSYVLWAFSLPVAFSILTILLLRMALHKLPHESMAASSWLALGPIGTGALGMLLLGGDAPAIFAANGLPGVGEVASGLGLVAGITLWGFGLWWMLMALLITVRYLRDGIPFNLGWWGFTFPLGVYSLATLKLAGTLHLGFFSVAGCVLVALLAVMWLIVGKRTLQGAWRGELFVSPCIAGLKK